Part of the Anas platyrhynchos isolate ZD024472 breed Pekin duck chromosome 12, IASCAAS_PekinDuck_T2T, whole genome shotgun sequence genome, GGGGAGCTTCCTTCATTAGTCAAGGTGTTTTGATATGGTATTAAAACAATGTTCAATAAAATATTcactgttattttatttcactggcCTTCTTGGAGAAGCAGGGGTACCGGGGGGGTGccggagccccctccccacaaaTCCCCAAAAAGCCAGGGGTGCGGCGTGCTTcctcggggcgggggggggtggGCGCTCACAGCACCTTGCCGGGGTTCATCAGGTGGTGGGGGTCCAGCGCCGCCTTGATGCGCCGCATGGTGTCCAGCCCCTGGGGGCCCAGCTCCTcccgcagcagctccctctTGCCCAGCCCCACGCCGTGCTCCCCGGTGCAGGTGCCACCCGCAGCCAGCGCCCGCCTTGGGGGGACGGGGACATCAGCGGGGacatcccgggggggggggtccccaaagcCACCCGTGCGCCCGTGCGCACCCACCTGCCCAGGCGCTCGGCGAAGTCGTGGACGCGCCGGGCTTCATCCGGGTCATCGGGGTGGAAGACGAGGATGCAGTGGAAGTTGCCGTCACCCACGTGTCCCACCATGGGCCCTGGGGGGACAacgggggtgaggggggggcagcggggcggggaggtggtgcagggaggggggcagcgCCCACCGGTGAGGCCGGCGTCCCGCAGGTCCCGCTGGGTCTCCACCACGACGCCGGGCAGGCGGGAGATGGGCACGCAGACGTCGGTGGAGTAGCCCTGGGGTTGGGATATGTGAGCAGAGGTGCGCGGGGACATTGTGGGGAGGGGGAcgcggcgctgcccccccctcacctggcAGCCAGGCCGCAGGGCCAGGGCGGCGAACCAGGCGCTGTGGCGTGCGGACCAGAGCCGCTCGCGCTCCTCCGGTGCCCGCGCCCAGGCCGGGATGGAGCCGCCGTGCAGCCGCACCAGCTcctctggggtggggggagatggGGCCGGGGTGGTTGGAGCCACAGCAGCCCCCTGACGTGTGCCCGCTCCCCCCGAGATCAGGGCTGGGTGCTTGGGGATCTCCCCAGAGCCTGGTGTGGCCCCAGCGcccagccctgtccctgggCACCAGCCCTTGCCCGCCTCCCATGTCCCTCACCCCAGATCCTCACCATGGACCCCCAGCCCTGTTCCTGcgccccccatccccatccctgctccctgtccctcccCCAGGACCCTGCTGTGCACCCACCATGGGCACCCCTCCCTCACCACAGGACCCCACTGGGAcccaccccagctccccaccgtgtccccatccccatccccgtccccatgtcccggtccccctcccagtgcccccccggCCCTAcccgcctgctgctgctgctcggccAGGCCCTGCTGGGAGCCGTGCAGCTCCAGGAACAGCGTGGCCGCCTCCGGCAGCTCCAGCCTGCTGTAACGGCTGCAGGCACCCGCCATCACCTCGTCCAGGAGCTctgggtgggaggaggaggcgcTGAGACCCGTGGGGTTGTCCCGTCACCATcctctccctgtccctgtcccctctccATCCTGTCCTTGTTGCACCCACCGATGCGCGCCACGGGCACTGCCGCCTGCAGCACCTGCACGGTGCAAGCCACGGCCGCCTGCAcgctggggaaggagcagacAGCAGCGGCCACGGCCTCGGGCAGCGGGTGCAGCCGCAACGTCGCCTGCGTCAGGAAGCCCAGGGTGCCCTCGGAGCCCACGAAGAGCGAGGTCAGGTCGTAGCCGGCTGCGCTTTTCCTGCACGGGGGCGTTTGAGAGACCCCCAGCCTGGttgcctgccccccccccgtgtccccctcccCGGGTACCTGGCGTGGCGCCCGGGGCCGGCGGTGTGCAGCAGGCTCCCGTCGGGCAGCACCACGCGCAGGTTGAGCACGTTGGGCCGCATGGTGCCGTAGCGCACGGCGTTGGTGCCCGAGGCGCCCGTGGCCGCCATGCCGCACAGCGAGGCGTCCGCCCCGGGGTCTGGGGACGGGCAGCGAGAGGGCAAacgggacggggaca contains:
- the LDHD gene encoding probable D-lactate dehydrogenase, mitochondrial codes for the protein MALRRALGLAGAVGRRGCCSKRPLPPGLLEALRDVVGGPNVSTAAAVCEQHGHDESMHRCAPPDAVVWPQDVAQVQELAALCHRHRVPMVPFGTGTGLEGGVNAVQGGVCFDLSLMATISELSLEDFSVAVEPGVTRKALNSHLRGTGLWFPVDPGADASLCGMAATGASGTNAVRYGTMRPNVLNLRVVLPDGSLLHTAGPGRHARKSAAGYDLTSLFVGSEGTLGFLTQATLRLHPLPEAVAAAVCSFPSVQAAVACTVQVLQAAVPVARIELLDEVMAGACSRYSRLELPEAATLFLELHGSQQGLAEQQQQAEELVRLHGGSIPAWARAPEERERLWSARHSAWFAALALRPGCQGYSTDVCVPISRLPGVVVETQRDLRDAGLTGPMVGHVGDGNFHCILVFHPDDPDEARRVHDFAERLGRRALAAGGTCTGEHGVGLGKRELLREELGPQGLDTMRRIKAALDPHHLMNPGKVL